GACTCATTACAATCTGCTGTCCAACTAATGAAACCACATTGTTGGATGGCTGTTTTAGACCTTAAAGATGCTTACTACTCTGTACCTATTAGGAAAGACCACAGGAAGTATCTTCGATTTGAGCATGATGGCCAACTCTATGAGTTTGTGTGCCTCCCAAATGGACTCTCCAGTGCACCTAGAATTTTTACCAAACTCCTGAAACCTGCTTTAGCTAGGCTAAGGGAGGATGGAGTGCTTGTTGTTATCTACATAGATGACATCATCCTCTTAGCTGATGACCCTCAAACTTTGATCACGTATATACACAAGGCAACCACATTGCTTAAATCTCTGGGTTTCACTGTCCATGAGGGCAAATCCCTTTTTACTCCCTCTCAAAGGGTGGCATTTTTAGGTTTTGTTTTAGACTCAATAACTATGACAGTCTCTATGAAATCAGACAAAGCTGAAAAAGTTAAAACAGCCATTGGCCAGCTTTTAAGAAAGGCACGACCTCAAATTAGAGAGGTTGCATCTGTTGTGGGACTCATGGTCTCTTGCTTTCCTGGAGTTAAATATGCACCTTTGTTTTATCGAGcacttgaaaatgacaaaacagatGCACTCAAGCAGACTGGGTGGAACCATGATGAACATATGCACATTTCAGACTTAGCTAAAAAAGACCTTTCATGGTGGCTTGAAAATGTTGATCATGACCCATGCCCCATTATGCCTACAGAACCAAGCGTAACCCTAAAGTGTGATAGCTCGTTAGAGGGATGGGGAAGTGTCATTGATAATTCTTCCACTACTGCTAACGGCAGATGGTCTCCCCTAGAGAGTGCATATCACATAAACTATCTGGAGATCAAAGCAGTCCTTTTTGGCCTGAAATCCCTGTGCTCAAAGTTTAAACACTGCAGCATTAAAGTGTTGTCTGACAACCAGACCGCTGTTGCATACCTCAGAAATATGGGTGGTACCCACTCCAGGGACTGTAATCAGATTACGAGAGAAACCATTTTGTGGTGTAAAGACAGAGACATATCCTTAACCATTACTCATTTACCTGGTAAACTGAATGTCGAAGCTGATAAAGCAAGCAGAGAGTTTCATGATGACACGGAATGGTCATTAGATGTCCAGGTTTATCAAACCTTAGTCTCAAGATGGGGAACACCAGATGTTGATCTATTTGCATCGCGATTAAATGCAAAAATACTCTGCTACGTTGCATGGAAACCAGACCCCAATGCCTATGCAATAGATGCATTCACACTCAATTGGTCTGTGTTTAATCTTGTATACTGTTTTCCCCCTTTCAGTGTTATCGGGAAAGTACTTCAGAAGTTGATCCAGTACCAGACAACTGCCATACTAGTTCTTCCAGACTGGCCGACACAGTTTTGGTACCCTTGAGTGACCTCAATGCTACTTGCTCCTCCAATGCGAATAAATCTTCAGAAGACAACCCTAACTCTGCCACACAATGCCTCCAAAGTTCACCCGCTCTACCCCAACCTCCAGTTGATTGGCTGTCTTGTGTCAGGGAAACACTCCGATCTCAAGGTATAACTGGCGAAGCCTTGAACATCATCATTGATTCATGGAGGGAAAGCACTCAAAAGCAGTATAAAACTAGTGTATCAGCTTGGCTAGAGTACTGTAAGAAGCAGGGGATAAGCGTTACAGCCCCATCACTACCTCAGCTGCTGGCTTTCTTAACTATCCAGTCACACAAGCTTGGATACAGTGCTTTGGGAACCATTCGAAGTGCCCTCTCTTCATTTATCACCATTGATGGGTACAAAGCAGGGGAACACCCTTTGATTTCAAGATTCATGTCAGGGGTCTTCAATAGGAAACCAACTTTTCCAAGATATGCGGAAACCTGGGACCCACAGATGGTGCTTAATCACCTTAAAGGATACCCAGATATCAAGGAAATGACTTTGAAGCAACTGACATTGAAAATGACCATGATCATGGCTTTAGTCACTGCTCAGAGGACACAGACACTTAAGTTACTTTCAATTGAAGACATGCAAGTTAAGCCGGGCGAATATTCCTTTCGAATCACATCACTTCTGAAACAAACTAGTGCTAGTGGCGGCAGGCACAGACACCTGCAACCtgttattttcaagaaatatgACCATGATAAAAACCTTTGTGTTTTTTCTCTATTAGAGGAGTATATTGCTAGAACTGTTAAATTGAGAGGTTCGTGTTCTCAACTGTTACTCTGTCATGTTAAGCCTAATGGACCTGCATCGAAAGACACTATTTCTAGGTGGCTTAAACAAGTAATGACTGCTGCAGGTATAGATACATCCACATTTAAACCCCACTCTACCAGAAGTGCTGCCACTTCTGCTGCAAAGGTAGCCGATGTCCCCCTAGATGAGATTATGGCTACTGCTGGTTGGCGTTCAAGTTCTGTATTTGCTGTGTTTTATAACAAACCATTGTCATCTGATAAGTCTTTTGCTAGCAGTGTACTTGGAAAGGCTTAGTGGTATATGTTGAATATACACCATGTTTAATTTCTTACTAGcatttgtctttattttttgaGGGCCTATATTGCTCTAAAGTCTCATGTGATCTCTGAATGTATGCAAATGCAAGGTAGAATTGTATAATTatacgagacttacctgtaagttaaagtttgattgagattctaccgTAGCATTTGCAGTAATGAAGAGATCACATCCCTCCCTTCTTTCTTCCCTCTCCCTATACTTGGGTTCTCACCTTTTTTTTATTGAGTGGTACTTCAATTGCTTACTGTGCATGCATATGAGGTTGTATATAGGACTCCTCAAAAAATTTGCTTTCAAGACTGAGCTCGAAGTCACGTGACTTGCTATCTCATGTGATCTCTTCATTACTGCAAATGCTAcggtagaatctcaatcaaacttcaacttacaggtaagtctcgtttaattatACAATTTTTTATCATCATATCAGATATCGCCTCGCAACTTCGCTCGGCGTGACCTCTGCTCCGTAGTTAACGGTTGTCACGTCTGAAGATGCTAAATGTGACAAGATGCATATTATTAAATTTCGCTACAGGAAATTGCATTCTGTGGAAACAATACACACAAAATGTAGCTTTTTAACCTTTCGCATTGTTACCGATGAGACTTAAAGTACAGACGACTGCACATTTAATACTAATACCGATTTAGAGAACGACAGGAGGTAATTTAGCCTGCGAACAcagttctttttttccttttatccTACTTGACTCGTGCTTCGCCCTGTCAGTTGTAGCAGAATTCCGTGGAATGGCAGACTCAGTCGCTCTGGAATGAGTATGAAGGTGTACCGTCATTTCATTTCTTCTGTAGAAAGGGCGGGAACAGTGACAACAGTGCCAATGACCACGACTTTGAAGCATCTTCGCTTTCATGGTGAGGCAGGGAAGAATGCATTTCAGCATTGCTTTACCTAGAAAATTGCATAAAATGAAATAAGCGCTGCGCGCCCTGATTGATTATCACGGGGATCATCAACTCTTATTATTCCCTAAGGTAATATTACACTATCAGGCAGAGTCATCCCTAGTACAAGCTACCACCAGCTTCAGCTGGCATTAGTGGCAATTCATAAAGAGCGGAATCTGTCCAGTAACATCAGCCCTGAAGACCTTGCTAGGAAAACACCGTAATCAATTTCATTGAACGATAAAAAGTAAGGACGACGACCGCACTCAAATATGAAATGCTCCGGCCAACTGTCTGGAACAAGTTATAGTGACCATGCATATTTGCAATGATGTTATGACGTTCGTTTTACAAAATGTACATCATTAGTGAAAATGTATAGTTCTTATTACAGTTATCTGAGTAGGTAATTAAGACCTGATTGAGTAAGCTATTTCCGTTGcatttgtggaaaaaaaatgaGATTTATCTCGTGCCCCTAAGTATTTTGGCATGATGTCATAATACGCTGTCGGTATACATTGCAAATAAAAACATACACAACAGGTAGTTAACTGTAGATGTTAGCCTTGGTATTGAAAGCCGCAAAGTACCGTCTATAAACTTTCGTTTAAAACGAGAAGTAAAGTTTTTTTTACGTTTTCATTCAATGGGAGACACATTCAGAGTGCTCACCTTCATGAATTATTTTGTGATCCCAGTGACTCTTCAAAAAGTGCTCTTTTAGTTTGCATTCTTTTGGTAGAGGCTGCCTTTCCTTCCTTGGACAAAGACTGCAATGATACAGGCGTCCCTTACAGGGTGAAGGACACTTAGCATCACCGCAACGATCAAATTTTTCAGGAAAACTAGCAGTGGCTGGAATGATAGACACATGCTCTAACAATTCTTCCTGCAAATGAAAAGAACCTTTGATTGGTAAGCGGCTGAAGGCACATCCGTGAAGAAGCCAAAACaagaaatcaccaaaaaataatCACGTCTTACTTCAATTGATGACATGATGCTCGCGCTTCCTGCGCGCACACACTGAACTGTTGATACGCGTGACACTGTTACCTTTCATGGGACAAACCAAGATGGGTGAACGTAATTTCCTTGTGAACAAGTTGATGATTCGGGCGTGCAAGTGAGGGTCACTTGATCGGTTTTTGGTGATGAGAGACCTACGAAAAGGATTCTGGGATCGCCAAAGGGAAAACATGGCATACCAAGGAAGACAGACGTACATGACCACagaaagtgttttctttgtcaAATGCAGTGAATGTTGGAGAAAGAGTAGTTACAATTGCCCGTGAATCTGTAAAACATAAAGATGACTGAATAATTTTATGCGGAAATTTTAAGTTTCAGGTTTGTGTGATGGATTTGATGAAATCCAGCGATTACACTTCAAGTTGCGTAAGATCGATTGTGAAATTTAGCTATAATACCGCTGAATTTCACAAACAATCTTATGCAAGAAAGAGCGAAAATCGATAGATTTCGTGATATCAATCACTTTTGATGTTGGCGCACAAATTTTGCAGCCTACGTGGCACGGAAAATCACGACACAATGTTTTGGCTCATGTTTCTGCTTGTGAGACCCACAGCGATCCAAAATCCTCTGTGTATAACGTTTGGCTCAATGAATGAGTCACCGGCATCCAATGggccacatgaaaaaaaaaatcgtttgcaTTATCTGTAGGATGCGATGCAAGGAGACGGGCAGTTGTCCTTTATCTGATTTCGGCTGGTGGTGTGGTTTACAGATGCTTAAAATCATTTAGATCTTGTGGCGTTGAATTTTGTAAAGAAAACTTTGATCGCGGACGTGCTATCTCCGACATCCAAATAACTGCTCGTAATTTGATAATATGGACAGATTCAacagctaagaaaagaaagcaagagTACCAGTTAACTTTTTGCCTCCAATACAAACATATTCACTCTACTAACCAACGTgaacttttcttcaaatttattggCTACAGCTAATAATATAGAGTTGGTGACAACTTGACAGACAACTACAAGAGGTTTCAGTTTTGCGAAGTGTCGTTGTATTTCAGACGTTCTCATGCAATCAGTGTTCCAATAAATAATGTCGACTATCGATGTAATGGAGGCACAGTTAGCCCTAACGGAGAAGCAAAACTTAACGGTCATCATAAAAAAGGTTGTCGGGATGATAAATTAACCCTTGTCCCTAACCCTTCCTGAGACCATTGAATGTACTATTGTAGCCTGACATCATGTATATATCGGCAGCGAACGATCAGCTGGAATGGTGAAATCGATTTtatccagtacatttactaaTTTAGTACACACCGATAAAGTCCTGTGCGTAATTGTTATAAGTGATTAGAATCTGCATTAAATTACTTGCACCAGCCGGTGACAGCTTTGCGAAATAAGGGCATGTTTATTGAGCTTGAACGTATCACGAACTAGTGATTATTCTGTGATCACACTTCAATCGAAAGTTCCCCATTGTGCTTGCAGTTTTTTATACATTCGTCATTGACCGCGAATGACACCAATGCCTTTCAGATAACTTGAGtcgtaaaaaaattacatccataactatatatatattatatatatataataatgatcaatggtagcaaaatttcagttcatcgttttattgctacaacgctgtttcgtatggtcgaaggacgaccacactcatcaggcaacgattcgttattgcctgatgagtgtggtcgtccttcgaccatacgaaacagcgttgtagcaataaaacgatgaactgaaattttgctaccattgatcattattatcactgctcctctcagagttgagcgctctctaaatttattctattcaagttcaagaagtattatatatatatatatatattactagtgctaatcacccttacttgcagtcgaggactgaattgcgaagggcgcggctcacgacatcgggctgaaagcatacaaaggtgCCTCTGGCTGGCGCTATaaagtccatgtttgatgtcggagcacagcaccacagctagatgtcaattagctgtgagtcgattttgatgagggaggaaaaccggagtacccggagaaaaaccctcgagtcaggttgagatcgactgaaactcagcccacatgctggccgaggccagaattgaaccccggctcgcagtggtgggaggcccgatagataaccactaagccaccctaaCTCATAACTGACTCATAACTGATGAAATGAACCCCTTAATTTATAAACCCCTTTGCAATGTGGATTGTCCCAGGTATGgagagtgcaaaaaaaaaagctaattaaAGTTGACTTCCGCGGTtactaattttcctttttttttttttttttttaacgcaacaCCTAAGAGTAAGAGCGGCTACGATAATTTGCAATCTTGCATGACTGGTGCACGCCTAGAAAAGTGGTTCTTGCGAAATCGAAATGGGAAACACCAAACACTGTAGAAAACAGATTAGTAATTTAAGCTCACAAAGGTCATCATTATGGTTATTTGCAAAATCCTGTATAGCTCGCTTTTAAAGATATGCATGTATGTAAGATTACACCAGTGTGGAGAATTGGAACCTACTGAAACCAAACGTGTTTCTCAAATGTGTTTTGACATGATATGATCTTTATCTTTCAACTCTCCCACTGAAAGGCAAAAAGCATAATAGGTTagctaaaaatattattctattcgttgccatggtaacggcgaACAATACCAAATTCGTTACAAGTCGACGGTcatttttgaaagtgtttcaTATAGCCTGTAAGGTCGGACCTTACAGATAGCCCTTACGCTTAAAACCTGTCCGTAAATCGTGCCTGGTGTATAAGATTTACGACGAAAACTGACTCTTTGACTTTCCAAGCAGAGACGCctatattaaaaaatgaatcgCATACAAAGAGGTTACCCTTTCGATAAGCTTAGATAACTCGTAAGGTCAAATTGTGACACTACAAACCTTGAAAATCTCGGAGGAGGCGGATTTGCCgcaaaccttttgttttttagatttgaaaccaaaaagtttaCACGTTGATAACTCTGCAAGTTTGACTTTTACACACGACGACATCTGCAACTGGCTTTTTGTAGAAAAGGTGTTGAAGGAAATTatattatttgttgttgttgttgccgtgaAGGGAAACCCAGTTTTGTAGAGAACTAAAGTAGGGGATAAAACCTGCTGTAAGCCACGTGAATTTACAATTTCACATGGTAGATTTCAGTGGACCTGAAATCTCGTAGATGCGGCCCCGATTGCTCGAATTATCAAGTCTTAACAAAGGTCATTGATAAAAGCCCCTATCAATAGTTCGAAATTAACCACGGGTGGCGCAAACGCCGGTTAGTTTTAAGTATCGTGGTACAGTCTAGGAGCCTAGCTAGTTAAGTTGCTAACAACTGCTTTAAAGGACGTGTTGCACAATCAGAGAAACAACGTGGCGGTCCATTTGCCTTGTGGGGGTGTGCAACCGAGGCACAAAAGAACTGGTAAAGGAAATTTAAGTTTGCAAAAGCGACTCTCAGAGGCTGTCATTAAGTCACGCTACGGATTTCACGTAACTGCATTCAGTTCGTTGTTcagttcttaccacattttcttgcgCAGAAAAATTTGGCTTTCGATTCATTCCCGCAGCCGGTTGTAACTATTTACACCTCTGCTCCAAGCCGCCGGGCACTTAAAGTAAAGAAACCATGTCGCGATGAATGGACagaatacaaagaaaataaataaagaaataaactttcGCTGAAGAACTCAGCCAACCCGGATTTTTGGGATATTATATTGTAAATTAGGTTAAGTGCCTTATATGGTGGGTCATGGCTTGTTGTTGACAATCTCATCCATACTGGGGGTTCGTAGGTCAGGGCCTGATATGGTCTGTCATGGCTTTATAAATGAGGATCTCATAACAGGGATTTGATATGATGTGTCAGAGCTTTAAGGTGACGATCTAATTACAGGGGCTTGATATTGCACGTCAGGatctgatatggtgtgtcataaGGTCATATTGACGAtcgaatatcaggggcttgatatggttggccggggcctgatatggtgtgacATGAAGtcattgacgatagaatatcaggggcttgatatggttggtcggggcctgatatggtgtgtcatgaagtcgtattgacgatagaatatcaggggcttgatatggttggtcagGGAGTGATATGGTGTGttatgaagtcatattgacgatagaatatcaggggcttgatatggttggtcggggcctgatatggtgtgtcatgaagtcgtattgacgatagaatatcaggggcttgatatggttggtcggggcctgatatggtgtgtcatgaagtcatattgacgatagaatatcaggggcttgatatggttggtcggggcctgatatggtgtgtcatgaagtcgtattgacgatagaatatcaggggcttgatatggttggtcagGGAGTGATATGGTGTGttatgaagtcatattgacgatagaatatcaggggcttgatatggttggtcggggcctgatatggtgtgtcatgaagtcgtattgacgatagaatatcaggggcttgatatggttggtcggggcctgatatggtgtgtcatgaagtcgtattgacgatagaatatcaggggcttgatatggttggtcggggcctgatatggtgtgtcatgaagtcgtattgacgatagaatatcaggggcttgatatggttggtcggggcctgatatggtgtgtcatgaagtcatattgacgatagaatatcaggggcttgatatggttggtcggggcctgatatggtgtgtcatgaagtcgtattgacgacagaatatcaggggcttgatatggttggtcggggcctgatatggtgtgtcatgaagtcatattgacgatagaatatcaggggcttgatatggttggtcggggcctgatatggtgtgtcatgaagtcatattgacgatagaatatcaggggcttgatatggttggtcggggcctgatatggtgtgtcatgaagtcgtattgacgatagaatatcaggggcttgatatggttggtcggggcctgatatggtgtgtcatgaagtcgtattgacgatagaatatcaggggcttgatatggttggtcggggcctgatatggtgtgtcatgaagtcgtattgacgatagaatatcaggggcttgatatggttggtaggggcctgatatggtgtgtcatgaagtcgtattgacgatagaatatcaggggcttgatatggttggttaGGGAGTGACATGGTGTGttatgaagtcatattgacgatagaatatcaggggcttgatatggttggtcggggcctgatatggtgtgtcatgaagtcgtattgacgatagaatatcaggggcttgatatggttggtcggggcctggtatagtgtgtcatgaagtcgtattgacgagagaatatcaggggcttgatatggttggtcggggcctgatatggtgtgtcatgaagtcgtattgacgatagaatatcaggggcttgatatggttggtcggggcctgatatggtgtgtcatgaagtcgtattgacgatagaatatcaggggcttgatatggttggtcggggcctgatatggtgtgtcatgaagtcgtattgacgagagaatatcaggggcttgatatggttggtcggggcctgatatggtgtgtcatgaagtcatattgacgatagaatatcaggggcttgatatggttggtcggggcctgatatggtgtgtcatgaagtcatattgacgatagaatatcaggggcttgatatggttggtcggggcctgatatggtgtgtcatgaagtcgtattgacgatagaatatcaggggcttgatatggttggtcggggcctgatatggtgtgtcatgaagtcgtattgaggatagaatatcaggggcttgatatggtaggTTGGGGCCTGAGATGTTGTTTCGTGGGGGGCTTGTTATGGtagggggcttgatatggggggcCTGATATGGGGGGCTTGTTATGGtagggggcttgatatggggggcCTGATATGGGGGGCTTGTTATGGtagggggcttgatatggggggcctgatatggggggcttgatatggtagggggcttgatatggagggcctgatatggggggcttgatatggttggtaaCGTTCCAAACCCTGCtccgcgaaacagtgaagcatctgtgtcaaatcatcatttgacacagataccgggtttttgtttttgttagttttctttttctttcaagtttcataaagtttgacaagaaatgtccgaattcaacacaaagatcacaatcgcccaactcttcaggttgacagtcaaaactttactctccaagacgaggttatttatcgcgaggtaattccattgttttggggatagcagctactttattattcatcagtgtcagatttttttttgccgattttgggggtcattttgttgaaactcaagcaagcttccaacagacctgtttattttcgttacactataccacaaaaatgctcccgtatcacatttcaacacacgtatgcaaatttgttaagatcgaaaattacacaacatgatattaaagttcacaaaggctggaaatatctcggcaaaatccttttccagtgaaaaattaatcgaaacaaacaacatatttactatttgaggcaaaaaaaccttcctatttcaattgcgtgcgtgcaaacaagggatgcaattaaatacatttttgacagttcacatcaaacccttttcgactcggaaccttgacagtaaataatgaagcacaaaagcgacaacaactttcattcaaataattcttcactgtcacatttccaaatattttacacctttgcagagttgagtacaaaataccggtaaatgtaaattgtcagacaactaagatacgacttaaggacgttcgcgcgaaaattttctaacattgatttttttctgcaaattttaccattaaaagatgatgagttagtgatgtcagaaatgtaaaaaaaatggggggtcaccgacttcgttttggagagaacttgcccggaagaacaccctaaatctgaaaaaatccggcttctttagcgaataaggccacagtgactgtaagcccaaaaatattgctatgacaacgttgaagtgaaatgttctctaccaaactttgttcaagtggacccatcaagtgaatttacataactgttgaggttccttaaagaacaagttcgcatttagcgacgatagtttgatgcgccttgcagccgcaagatggcaggattctatgtcccgaggacagaaatcttgaatttttttaaacttctcacattgattttttgttcatttttggacaatgtggagataattgtaaataaagtctgtttctgaaaagaaaagtaggggtcaccgaacatccaagatcgttaaatccaagcaaagctatag
The sequence above is a segment of the Montipora foliosa isolate CH-2021 chromosome 2, ASM3666993v2, whole genome shotgun sequence genome. Coding sequences within it:
- the LOC137993430 gene encoding uncharacterized protein — its product is MSSIEEELLEHVSIIPATASFPEKFDRCGDAKCPSPCKGRLYHCSLCPRKERQPLPKECKLKEHFLKSHWDHKIIHEGKAMLKCILPCLTMKAKMLQSRGHWHCCHCSRPFYRRNEMTVHLHTHSRATESAIPRNSATTDRAKHESSRIKGKKELCSQAKLPPVVL